In Mucinivorans hirudinis, the DNA window AGCTCTTCTTGCTCAAAGCGGATATGCGCTTCATCCCACCTACAGTGACCTTTTCAACGACAAGGTGAACAGCGCTGTCGGAGAAATTATTCTTGCACGCTACTATGACTACACTCTCACCACTGTCGGTGGTACGGAGATGCAGTATACCAGCCCCAATGCAAGCAACGACCAAGTGAGAACATCGTACGCATCTCCATTCTTCAAGGTTGACAAAGCGTTCGAGGCGTGGCCTACGCAATATCCAACTCAAAATCTCGCCGATGCTTACCTTATGGTAGACAAAACAACGGGTAAGGCTGTTAATTGGAAAGATGCCTCGCAGGTGAAAGCTGCCATAAACTTCAACAATACCTCAACCATTCCTGCTTGGATTACTAAAACGGTGGATGGAAAGAAAATAGGTACGGGGGGCACAGACCGCACTTCGCAAACCCAAACCCAAATAGAAGACAACTACAAGGCTTTCACCAATATACAATATAGTGCTACGGTGAAAAATCCTATGACCGACATCACCTCAATCATCTATGCCGACCGCGACGCACGTATGGCTGCGACACTCGTATTGGATGGCACGGAGTGGAACGGCGAAACAGCCTCAACTCGCTTCTTCGGTAATCTCAACCGTTGGACGGGAGGTAACGGTAGTATGGCGTACTACAGAACAGCTACCAACTACTATTGGAGAAAATATTTCTATAATACGGTTGAAAATAAAGTTATATTCGTATCCAACAAAACGGCATATCACCGCATCATCTTCCGCCTTGGTCGCGTGGTGATGAATCTTGCCGAAATTCAACTTCGTTTGGCAGACCTCGGAGCAGGTACTACTTACGCCGAAGCAGTAGCTACAATCAACCAAACGCGCACTATCCACGGTCAGCTTCCCGCTTCCGCGGCAGCAACGGCAACCGACGCTTGGAAAGATTATATCACCGAAAGACGTTGCGAACTTGCAATGGAAGGCGACCTCTACTGGGCTGCTATTCGTTGGGGTA includes these proteins:
- a CDS encoding SusD family outer membrane protein, which produces MKKTMKRTKIKIIALLGLALTLGACNHIMDTQPSTSYSESIVWSNRTTANSFVYNVYGSVFGGYIGMSNSMYWEDRTPNGISTVDGMSQNWFNQNNYQSDQDFVGVFGSYGTVRAINMIIEKAQEYKGKGLSDVDTKELVAEGKFLRAMHYYRQARAIGRIVYIDKVLSPADTAGDGLKKYVLTKTVDESYDLIIKDLEEAMADMTTIKVQGRANKWAAYALMTEVSLTAAAYVPAKATTYLNKGLAAGKALLAQSGYALHPTYSDLFNDKVNSAVGEIILARYYDYTLTTVGGTEMQYTSPNASNDQVRTSYASPFFKVDKAFEAWPTQYPTQNLADAYLMVDKTTGKAVNWKDASQVKAAINFNNTSTIPAWITKTVDGKKIGTGGTDRTSQTQTQIEDNYKAFTNIQYSATVKNPMTDITSIIYADRDARMAATLVLDGTEWNGETASTRFFGNLNRWTGGNGSMAYYRTATNYYWRKYFYNTVENKVIFVSNKTAYHRIIFRLGRVVMNLAEIQLRLADLGAGTTYAEAVATINQTRTIHGQLPASAAATATDAWKDYITERRCELAMEGDLYWAAIRWGIYGGNANNGAAPKGDVAILLEEPTLIEIAPDGSGFVVAPVNYLEINKRSFRADRQYLLPIPQGTLNAYPFLGTQNPGW